The following coding sequences lie in one Eleginops maclovinus isolate JMC-PN-2008 ecotype Puerto Natales chromosome 21, JC_Emac_rtc_rv5, whole genome shotgun sequence genomic window:
- the si:dkey-96n2.3 gene encoding uracil nucleotide/cysteinyl leukotriene receptor produces MNISEDEMHVFFGSDSHHDNIIFSSFYILIFLIAVPGNALALWAFFRQHSSSPSKVYLRHLSVADLSYILILPMRIVYHLSDSRWPFGHVLCQLAGFLFYLNMYCSLYLMSFISLDRFLAVVLPIKSQSIRKVVYAKVAVGILWVTVIVSMSPTLFSKKDARKNSTDSCNKLYLEKTSPTALVSTILAFVIPLSTIVVSYILILLKLRAIKQQEERPVKSKAIRMIILIVTNFLFTFVPYHVSRVIYIEMHMQGNLTAARWESLGRANRITSALTCVSGVLDPVMYFFLNRAYRDGLLQLFCKQRR; encoded by the coding sequence ATGAACATCTCTGAGGATGAGATGCATGTCTTCTTCGGCAGTGACTCCCACCATGACAACATCATATTTTCCTCATTTTACATCCTGATTTTCCTCATCGCTGTGCCTGGGAATGCCTTGGCGCTGTGGGCCTTCTTTCGCCAACACAGCTCATCTCCATCTAAAGTGTACCTGAGGCACCTTTCAGTTGCAGACCTCTCCTACATCCTCATTTTACCCATGCGAATAGTTTACCACCTGTCAGACAGCCGCTGGCCTTTCGGACACGTCCTCTGTCAGCTAGCAGGCTTCCTCTTTTACCTCAACATGTACTGCAGCCTGTACTTGATGAGCTTCATCAGCCTGGACAGATTTCTGGCTGTGGTTCTTCCTATTAAATCTCAGTCCATCCGGAAGGTTGTGTACGCAAAGGTAGCTGTGGGGATTCTTTGGGTGACTGTGATTGTGTCTATGAGTCCCACACTTTTCTCAAAAAAGGATGCGAGGAAAAACTCAACTGACTCATGCAACAAGCTGTACTTAGAGAAGACTTCTCCCACAGCTTTAGTTTCAACCATTTTGGCCTTTGTGATTCCCCTCTCCACCATAGTGGTTTCCTACATACTGATCCTGCTGAAACTGAGAGCAATAAAGCAGCAGGAGGAACGGCCGGTGAAGAGCAAAGCGATAAGAATGATCATCCTGATTGTCACAAACTTCCTGTTTACGTTTGTGCCCTACCATGTGAGCAGGGTGATCTATATTGAAATGCACATGCAAGGTAATCTGACTGCAGCACGCTGGGAGTCACTGGGAAGAGCCAATCGGATCACCTCTGCACTCACCTGTGTTAGTGGTGTCCTGGATCCTGTGATGTACTTCTTCCTGAACCGTGCATACAGGGACGGACTGCTTCAGCTGTTCTGTAAACAAAGAAGATGA